A genomic window from Fibrobacterota bacterium includes:
- a CDS encoding KilA-N domain-containing protein has protein sequence MSKIQVLSQEVGVTRLNESDFICITDIAKYRNPTNADDLIKNWLRNRNTIEFLGIWEQLYNPGFKPVEFDGFKRQAGLNSFVLTPKQWIEKTGAIGIVSKQGRYGGTFAHKDIAFEFASWVSVEFKLYLIKEFQRLKDDEQKQLGWDIRRNLAKINYRIHTDAIQEHLIPAALTKAQANLVYATEADVLNMALFGRTAKDWRDQNPGKKGNLRDEANVSQLVCLSNLENINALLIQEGVDQSARLVKLNQIAIHQMRLLVADHTVKGIEGKVK, from the coding sequence ATGAGCAAGATCCAAGTTCTCAGCCAGGAAGTGGGAGTCACCAGGCTCAACGAGTCGGATTTCATCTGCATCACCGACATCGCCAAATACCGCAATCCCACCAACGCCGACGACCTCATCAAAAACTGGCTGCGCAACCGCAACACCATCGAGTTTTTGGGGATCTGGGAACAGCTCTACAATCCAGGTTTTAAACCCGTCGAATTCGACGGGTTTAAACGGCAAGCAGGTCTCAACAGCTTCGTCCTCACCCCCAAGCAATGGATCGAGAAGACCGGCGCCATCGGCATCGTCTCCAAGCAAGGCCGTTACGGCGGCACCTTCGCCCACAAGGACATCGCCTTCGAGTTCGCCTCGTGGGTGTCGGTCGAGTTCAAGCTCTACCTGATCAAGGAATTCCAGCGCCTCAAGGACGACGAGCAGAAGCAGCTGGGCTGGGACATCCGCCGCAACCTCGCCAAGATCAACTACCGCATCCACACCGATGCCATCCAGGAACATCTGATTCCAGCGGCTTTGACCAAAGCCCAGGCAAACCTCGTGTACGCCACGGAAGCCGACGTTTTGAACATGGCCCTATTTGGCCGCACCGCCAAGGACTGGCGCGACCAGAACCCCGGCAAGAAGGGCAACCTCCGCGACGAAGCCAACGTGTCCCAACTCGTCTGCCTCTCGAACCTCGAGAACATCAACGCTCTCCTGATCCAGGAAGGGGTCGACCAATCGGCCCGCCTCGTGAAACTCAACCAGATCGCCATCCACCAGATGCGCTTGTTGGTCGCCGACCACACGGTGAAGGGCATCGAGGGGAAAGTCAAATGA
- a CDS encoding polyphosphate kinase 2 family protein: MKTDKFRIRPDRKVRLKDHDPSDTLGWKNKDAAEEKLGKDVERLAELQEVLYAQDRWSLLLMFQAMDAAGKDGAIKHVMSGVNPQGCQVASFKAPSAEDLDHDFLWRCQKHLPERGRIGIFNRSWYEEMLVVRVHPNILEKQQVPAELVTDKIWKQRAESITDFEKHLSRNGTKVIKFFLNVSRDEQKKRFLDRIDKPEKNWKMSPSDAVERGHWDEYQEAYEDVLSWTSTERAPWYVIPADNKWFSRMAVAHIVVKTLEEMDLKYPEVGKDRRRALLETKKMLEAEED, translated from the coding sequence ATGAAGACAGACAAGTTCCGCATCCGCCCTGACCGCAAAGTCCGCCTCAAGGACCACGACCCTTCCGATACCCTCGGCTGGAAGAACAAGGACGCCGCGGAGGAAAAACTCGGCAAGGATGTGGAACGACTCGCCGAGCTCCAGGAAGTCCTCTACGCCCAGGACCGATGGTCGCTTCTGTTGATGTTCCAGGCCATGGACGCGGCGGGCAAGGACGGGGCCATCAAGCACGTGATGTCCGGTGTGAACCCGCAAGGCTGCCAGGTGGCGAGCTTCAAGGCACCCTCGGCGGAAGATCTGGACCACGATTTCCTGTGGCGCTGCCAAAAGCACCTGCCCGAACGCGGAAGGATCGGGATCTTCAACCGCAGCTGGTACGAAGAAATGCTGGTGGTGCGCGTGCACCCCAACATCCTGGAAAAGCAGCAGGTCCCGGCGGAACTGGTGACGGACAAAATCTGGAAGCAGCGTGCCGAGAGCATCACCGACTTCGAAAAGCACCTTTCGCGCAACGGCACCAAGGTGATCAAGTTCTTCCTGAACGTCTCGCGCGACGAGCAGAAGAAACGCTTCCTGGACCGCATCGACAAACCGGAAAAGAACTGGAAGATGAGCCCCTCCGACGCCGTCGAGCGCGGCCACTGGGACGAATACCAGGAAGCCTACGAAGACGTGCTTTCCTGGACGAGCACCGAACGCGCGCCCTGGTACGTGATCCCCGCCGACAACAAATGGTTTTCGCGCATGGCCGTGGCGCACATCGTGGTGAAGACCTTGGAAGAGATGGACCTCAAGTACCCGGAAGTCGGCAAGGATCGCCGCAGGGCGCTCCTGGAAACCAAGAAGATGCTGGAGGCGGAAGAGGATTGA
- a CDS encoding DEAD/DEAH box helicase family protein, producing MPNEKETREGLIDSALKLAGWSLDDPTQVAREFRIETHGALMAAEPMFGRDGVKYSDYVLLGKNGRPLAVVEAKKTLADAAIGREQAKQYCQGIQEQLGGELPFCFYTNGHEIFFWDLGNYPPRKVIGFPTRDDLERFQYIRRNRKPLTHELINTEIAGRDYQIRAIRSVLEAIENKRRDFLLVMATGTGKTRTCIAMVDSLMRASHAERVLFLVDRIALRDQALDAFKEHLPNEPRWPNAGEKVLAKDRRVYVATYPTMLNIIRDPSQNLSPHFFDFLVVDESHRSIYNTYGEVLDYFMTITLGLTATPTDIIDHNTFRLFHCEDGLPTFAYTYEEAVNNTPPYLSSFQVMKIQTKFQMDGISKRTISLEDQKRLILEGKDIEEINFEGSQLEKQVINTGTNALIVREFMEESIKDPNGVLPGKTIFFCSSKAHARRIEEIFDKFYPEHKGELAKVLVSDDPRVYGKGGLLDQFTNSDMPRVAISVDMLDTGIDVREIVNLVFAKPVYSYTKFWQMIGRGTRLLETKKPKPWCTQKDMFLVLDCWDNFEYFKLDPKGKVQSSQIPLPVRLVGLRLDKIEKALDTNRPDVVEREVQKLQMQILSLPQESVIIKEAASILAKAHAADFWPNLTHAKLEFLREQIKPLFRTLSLVDFKAMRFERDVLQHSLAALSNNKPQAEVLKAGLMEQISELPLSIPFVRQEESLIRAAQSDHFWSTATEDSFDALVEKLGPLMRFREQDAGQGIAEFNFTDIVKNKEMVEFGPQNEAVSIARYREMVEALISELTERTPILQKIKKGEIVSEAEASELANLLHAEHPHITEELLRKVYKNHKARFLQFIRHILGMETLHSFPETVQEAFDQFLREHSNLDSRQLEFLSLLKKFIIEREKLEKKDLISAPFTVIHPNGIRGVFDQNQIHEILAFTEKLAA from the coding sequence ATGCCTAACGAAAAAGAAACTCGGGAAGGGCTGATCGATTCGGCTCTGAAACTTGCTGGCTGGAGCCTGGACGATCCAACACAAGTCGCTCGGGAATTCCGGATCGAAACTCATGGTGCACTCATGGCTGCCGAGCCCATGTTCGGACGCGACGGAGTCAAGTACAGCGATTATGTGTTGCTGGGGAAGAATGGTCGGCCCCTGGCCGTGGTGGAGGCCAAGAAAACCTTGGCGGATGCTGCTATCGGCCGGGAGCAGGCAAAGCAGTACTGCCAGGGCATCCAAGAGCAGCTGGGGGGCGAGCTTCCCTTCTGCTTCTACACCAACGGTCATGAGATCTTCTTCTGGGACTTGGGCAATTACCCTCCGCGAAAGGTGATCGGATTCCCGACCCGCGACGACCTGGAACGGTTCCAGTACATCCGCCGCAATCGCAAGCCCCTGACCCACGAACTCATCAACACAGAAATCGCCGGTCGCGATTACCAGATCCGCGCGATCCGATCGGTTTTGGAAGCCATCGAGAACAAACGCCGCGATTTTCTCCTGGTCATGGCAACGGGCACCGGCAAAACCCGCACCTGCATCGCCATGGTAGACTCCCTGATGCGCGCCAGCCACGCAGAACGGGTCCTGTTTCTGGTGGATCGCATCGCCTTGCGCGACCAAGCCCTGGACGCTTTCAAGGAGCACCTTCCCAACGAGCCCCGGTGGCCCAACGCCGGCGAGAAGGTCTTGGCCAAAGACCGCCGGGTCTACGTGGCCACCTACCCCACGATGCTCAACATCATCCGCGACCCCTCACAGAATCTGTCACCTCACTTCTTCGATTTTCTCGTGGTCGACGAGAGCCATCGCTCGATCTACAACACCTACGGGGAGGTCTTGGACTACTTCATGACCATCACCCTGGGCCTGACGGCCACCCCCACCGACATCATCGACCACAACACCTTCCGGTTATTCCACTGCGAAGATGGCCTGCCCACCTTCGCCTACACCTACGAAGAGGCCGTCAACAACACGCCGCCCTACCTGAGCAGCTTCCAGGTCATGAAGATCCAGACCAAGTTCCAGATGGACGGGATCAGCAAGCGAACCATTTCATTGGAAGACCAGAAGAGGCTCATTCTCGAAGGCAAGGACATCGAGGAAATCAACTTCGAGGGGTCGCAGCTGGAAAAGCAGGTGATCAACACCGGCACCAATGCGCTGATCGTCCGGGAATTCATGGAAGAGTCGATCAAGGACCCCAACGGCGTCCTGCCCGGCAAAACCATTTTCTTCTGCTCGTCCAAGGCACACGCCCGCCGCATCGAAGAGATCTTCGACAAGTTCTACCCGGAGCACAAGGGTGAGCTTGCCAAGGTGCTGGTCTCCGACGATCCTCGCGTCTATGGAAAAGGGGGATTGCTGGACCAGTTCACCAACAGCGATATGCCCCGTGTGGCCATCAGCGTGGACATGCTGGACACGGGCATCGACGTTCGTGAAATCGTCAACCTGGTCTTCGCCAAGCCGGTCTACTCGTACACCAAATTCTGGCAAATGATCGGTCGCGGTACTCGGCTCCTGGAAACCAAGAAGCCAAAACCATGGTGCACCCAAAAGGACATGTTCCTCGTGCTCGATTGCTGGGACAACTTCGAGTACTTCAAGCTGGACCCCAAAGGCAAGGTGCAATCTTCCCAGATTCCGCTGCCCGTTCGGCTTGTCGGATTGCGACTGGACAAGATCGAGAAAGCCTTGGATACCAACCGACCAGATGTGGTCGAGCGCGAAGTCCAGAAGCTGCAGATGCAGATTCTGTCTCTTCCGCAGGAATCGGTGATCATCAAGGAAGCCGCATCCATCCTGGCCAAGGCCCACGCGGCGGATTTCTGGCCCAACCTGACCCACGCCAAGCTCGAATTCCTGCGCGAGCAGATCAAGCCCCTGTTCCGAACCCTCTCCCTGGTCGATTTCAAGGCGATGCGGTTCGAACGCGACGTGCTGCAGCATTCCCTGGCCGCCCTTTCCAACAACAAACCCCAAGCGGAGGTCCTGAAAGCGGGCTTGATGGAACAAATCTCCGAATTGCCGCTGTCCATCCCCTTTGTCAGGCAGGAAGAATCCCTGATCCGCGCCGCCCAATCCGACCATTTCTGGAGCACTGCGACGGAAGACTCCTTCGATGCTCTGGTGGAGAAGCTTGGACCTCTGATGAGGTTCCGTGAACAGGACGCAGGCCAAGGCATCGCGGAGTTCAACTTCACGGATATCGTCAAGAACAAGGAGATGGTAGAGTTCGGGCCGCAAAACGAAGCGGTGAGCATCGCCCGCTATCGCGAGATGGTGGAAGCCCTCATTTCCGAGCTCACCGAACGGACACCCATCTTGCAGAAGATCAAGAAGGGTGAAATCGTCAGCGAAGCGGAAGCCTCTGAATTGGCGAACCTGCTGCATGCCGAGCACCCCCACATCACCGAAGAGCTTTTGCGCAAGGTCTACAAGAACCACAAGGCGCGTTTCCTGCAGTTCATCCGGCATATCCTGGGGATGGAGACTCTGCACAGTTTTCCAGAAACTGTCCAGGAAGCCTTCGATCAGTTTCTTCGCGAGCACAGCAATCTGGACAGCCGCCAGCTGGAGTTCTTGAGCCTCCTGAAAAAGTTCATCATCGAACGCGAAAAGCTGGAGAAGAAAGACCTCATCAGCGCACCGTTCACGGTGATCCACCCCAACGGCATCCGTGGTGTGTTCGATCAGAACCAAATCCACGAAATTCTGGCCTTCACTGAAAAGTTGGCGGCCTAG
- a CDS encoding N-6 DNA methylase, giving the protein MLQNNPELKAKIDQLWNKFWSGGISNPLTAIEQITYLLFMKRMDELDSKRQADAEFTGEPYASKFEGHWIPPESRNQTDPGRFAIERGKLRWSEFRRMQAEEMLQHVQGKVFPFLKDLNGAESNFTHHMKNAVFIIPKPSLLVEAVKTIDEIFEVMEKDSQEKGQAFQDIQGDVYEYLLSEIATAGKNGQFRTPRHIIKMMADLVQPQLGHRITDPACGSGGFLLGSYQYIVTQLALKAGSTNLTPDEDGFVRTSLAAALTNNAQAILSSSLWGYDIDATMVRLGLMNLMMHGIDEPHIDYKDTLSKSFVEESEYDIVMANPPFTGSIDKGDINESLTLGTTKTELLFVENIYRLLKKGGTACVIVPQGVLFGSGKAFKDLRQLLIERCDLKAVVTMPSGVFKPYAGVSTAILLFTKVYGPKEAFTKPATESVWFYEMSADGYSLDDKRTKLDNPGDLQDVVAKYHARKELTEADRTAKCFAVPRADIEAQSYDLSLSRYKVDVFEEVQYEAPSVILDRLIASEVGESKAEDLSRLEGGIVRELLELREMIG; this is encoded by the coding sequence ATGCTCCAGAACAACCCCGAGCTCAAAGCCAAGATCGACCAGCTTTGGAACAAATTCTGGTCAGGGGGCATCAGCAATCCTCTGACGGCCATCGAGCAGATCACGTATCTGCTGTTCATGAAGCGCATGGACGAACTGGACTCCAAGCGCCAAGCCGACGCCGAATTCACAGGAGAGCCCTACGCATCCAAGTTCGAGGGCCACTGGATCCCTCCCGAATCGCGCAACCAAACCGACCCTGGTCGGTTCGCCATCGAACGCGGCAAACTGCGCTGGAGCGAATTCAGGCGCATGCAAGCGGAAGAAATGCTTCAGCATGTGCAAGGGAAGGTCTTTCCGTTCCTGAAAGACCTCAACGGCGCCGAGTCGAATTTTACCCACCACATGAAAAACGCAGTGTTCATCATCCCCAAGCCGTCGCTGCTGGTGGAAGCGGTGAAGACCATCGACGAAATCTTCGAGGTGATGGAAAAGGACTCGCAGGAAAAGGGCCAGGCCTTCCAGGATATCCAGGGCGACGTCTACGAGTATTTGTTGTCAGAAATTGCCACCGCAGGCAAGAACGGCCAGTTCCGCACGCCGCGCCACATCATCAAGATGATGGCGGATCTGGTGCAACCGCAATTGGGGCATCGGATCACCGATCCCGCCTGCGGATCCGGCGGATTCCTGCTCGGGTCCTACCAATACATCGTGACCCAGCTCGCCCTCAAGGCGGGTTCCACGAACCTGACCCCCGACGAAGACGGCTTTGTGCGCACCTCGTTGGCGGCAGCCCTGACCAACAACGCCCAGGCCATTTTGTCCAGTTCGCTGTGGGGCTACGACATCGACGCCACCATGGTGCGTCTGGGACTCATGAATCTGATGATGCACGGGATCGATGAACCCCACATCGACTACAAGGACACCCTGAGCAAGAGCTTCGTGGAGGAGTCGGAATACGACATCGTGATGGCCAATCCGCCGTTCACGGGGAGCATTGACAAAGGCGACATCAACGAGAGCCTGACCCTGGGAACCACCAAGACCGAGCTGCTGTTTGTGGAGAACATCTACCGCCTGCTCAAAAAGGGCGGCACCGCCTGTGTGATCGTTCCCCAGGGCGTTCTCTTCGGATCAGGCAAGGCCTTCAAGGACCTACGGCAACTTCTGATCGAGCGCTGCGATCTCAAGGCGGTGGTGACCATGCCCAGCGGCGTCTTCAAGCCCTATGCGGGCGTGAGCACCGCCATTTTGCTCTTCACCAAGGTCTACGGCCCCAAGGAAGCGTTCACCAAGCCCGCCACCGAGAGCGTGTGGTTCTACGAAATGTCCGCCGACGGCTACAGCCTGGACGACAAGCGCACCAAACTGGACAACCCTGGTGATCTGCAAGACGTGGTGGCCAAGTACCACGCCCGCAAAGAATTGACAGAAGCTGACCGCACCGCCAAGTGCTTCGCGGTTCCGCGCGCCGACATCGAGGCCCAATCCTACGACCTTTCGCTTTCGCGCTACAAGGTCGACGTCTTCGAAGAAGTGCAGTACGAGGCGCCCTCGGTGATTCTGGATCGGTTGATCGCCTCCGAGGTGGGCGAATCCAAGGCAGAAGACCTCTCCCGGTTGGAGGGTGGCATCGTGCGGGAACTGTTGGAGTTGCGGGAGATGATTGGATGA
- a CDS encoding restriction endonuclease subunit S, whose protein sequence is MSWPLEKIGSKCLPVESWNPAKDGAETSFQYIDIGSIDQDQKRVTSTTMVTGATAPSRARQLVRGHDVLVSTVRPNLNSVAKLTPVAQATTASTGFCVLRSDSKVLDSSYLFAWVRSSMFVNSLMKKIAGANYPAVSQSDVRNEEIPLPPLDDQKRIAHLLGKVEGLIARRKQHLQQLDALLKSVFLEMFGPRNSAYHDWPEVEIRSLASDNRGAMRTGPFGSNLLHSEFTENGDVAVLGIDNAVQNRFAWGEPRFITTEKYRELETYRIFPGDVIVTIMGTIGRSAVVPKDVPLAINTKHLAAITLNLQKANPVFLSYSIHSSPYILNQFKSKNRGAIMSGLNLGLIKETKLRHPPIQLQNRFAEIHQRVDEVKDSILQSLTDLEALYGALSQKAFAGVLDLSRVTIPHLDEEIPLQQTAPEPRPNPTPQFNLPKIPEGINLADKSQRASQIKMWLDAYIDSLYSGQELSASKFVSMASNALRLAEGIDPWGQPDQDQIKDLIFDALTSGRLTQTSAAEAGRSPLRKIVLHKAGPKIDR, encoded by the coding sequence GTGAGTTGGCCCCTCGAAAAAATTGGCTCGAAATGTTTACCTGTGGAATCTTGGAACCCGGCCAAAGACGGGGCGGAGACATCATTTCAATACATCGATATCGGAAGCATTGATCAAGACCAGAAGCGCGTTACATCTACCACGATGGTAACGGGCGCGACTGCTCCGAGTCGAGCAAGGCAGCTTGTCCGAGGCCATGACGTCCTGGTTTCGACAGTGCGACCAAACTTGAATTCCGTTGCAAAGCTGACGCCGGTTGCTCAAGCAACTACGGCATCAACTGGCTTTTGTGTCCTACGCTCAGATTCCAAAGTATTGGATTCCAGCTACCTGTTTGCTTGGGTTCGCTCGAGCATGTTTGTCAACTCACTAATGAAGAAGATCGCAGGAGCCAATTATCCTGCTGTGAGCCAATCAGACGTTCGTAACGAGGAAATCCCTCTCCCTCCCCTCGACGACCAGAAGCGCATTGCCCATCTGCTCGGCAAAGTGGAAGGCTTGATCGCCCGGCGCAAGCAGCACCTGCAACAGCTCGATGCGTTGCTCAAAAGCGTATTCCTGGAGATGTTCGGCCCAAGAAATTCGGCCTATCACGATTGGCCCGAAGTAGAAATTCGATCTCTTGCCTCTGATAACAGGGGTGCGATGCGAACAGGGCCATTCGGCTCGAACTTGCTGCACAGCGAGTTTACTGAAAACGGGGATGTCGCTGTTCTTGGCATTGACAATGCCGTACAAAATCGATTTGCGTGGGGTGAGCCACGATTCATTACTACAGAAAAATACAGAGAGTTGGAGACCTACCGAATTTTCCCGGGCGACGTGATCGTGACAATTATGGGGACGATTGGCAGGTCTGCGGTCGTCCCAAAGGATGTGCCGCTAGCCATCAACACCAAGCATTTAGCGGCAATAACTCTGAATCTTCAAAAAGCGAACCCGGTATTTTTGTCTTATTCCATCCATTCAAGTCCTTATATACTGAATCAATTCAAGAGCAAAAACCGGGGCGCGATCATGAGCGGCCTGAACCTTGGGCTGATCAAGGAGACAAAGCTTCGCCACCCTCCCATCCAACTGCAAAATCGGTTTGCAGAAATTCATCAGCGCGTAGATGAGGTCAAAGACAGCATCCTGCAAAGCCTCACTGATCTGGAAGCCCTCTACGGCGCGTTGAGCCAGAAGGCGTTTGCGGGAGTGTTGGATTTGTCGCGGGTAACCATCCCCCATCTCGACGAGGAGATTCCTTTGCAACAAACCGCCCCCGAACCCCGGCCAAACCCAACCCCACAATTCAACCTTCCTAAGATTCCGGAAGGCATCAATCTCGCCGACAAGTCGCAGCGAGCGTCTCAGATCAAGATGTGGCTAGACGCATACATTGACTCGCTTTATTCTGGTCAAGAATTGTCTGCCTCAAAGTTTGTGAGCATGGCAAGCAATGCACTTCGGCTTGCAGAGGGCATCGACCCGTGGGGCCAGCCGGACCAAGATCAGATCAAAGATTTGATCTTCGATGCACTGACCAGCGGCCGACTCACCCAGACTTCCGCAGCGGAAGCAGGCAGAAGCCCATTACGAAAAATTGTCCTGCACAAGGCGGGACCGAAGATCGATCGATGA
- a CDS encoding restriction system-associated AAA family ATPase: protein MKLLRIKITDPKGFRSLASGFEYHFRTEWKMQEDLANSDFEPFVCAGRNGSGKSNLLEALASIFFQLEVQRVRRNFLPESFDEVTEYAPNGFELEYLMPLGIHSDRKISVPVMISKKPGQPPEIQWVDTTGGVFREADEAEREFLLPAYILGYSSGENEILSLPFFKMRFVQFDEYWGCLRNLHPYSGRPDARMAYLDREFSQAILLSNLLFQPSEVVAAYSGDIGLRAITSFRIILKQRASLSPDQQYEFGPAVPNARNLEEMVEQHPYLDSAFDEALGYATYTNVLVLLRTTVEALKRCATCWSSDEKSDTLTLDYWVNEATRDAFRANFGSALQLFQSLQVLLNLNLYSVSDDLKADLYKSSSHYANETIPVLPSDMRIMRFKEFYVTKAGVDQPLLLKELSDGEHQLLHSLGLCMLFRGTRSLFLLDEPETHFNPDWRAQFISRLRRCLSLEGFDETDFVCMPEMLITTHTPFLISDSKPDKVLIFKKEDSGEVTIEHPDYNTLGASINKITMKTFEKTETVGGVANSMIQDFRKRFENGEDPATLIDEIDQKLGDSVEKFLLIKAILGRVESPS from the coding sequence ATGAAGCTCCTGCGCATCAAAATCACTGACCCAAAGGGATTTCGCAGCCTGGCCTCCGGCTTCGAGTACCACTTTCGGACCGAGTGGAAAATGCAAGAGGACTTAGCAAACTCAGACTTCGAGCCATTCGTGTGCGCAGGGCGCAATGGCAGCGGAAAATCCAATCTCTTGGAAGCGCTCGCTTCGATCTTCTTCCAGCTTGAGGTTCAGCGGGTTCGCCGAAATTTCCTCCCTGAATCCTTCGATGAAGTGACAGAATACGCCCCGAACGGTTTCGAGCTCGAATACCTGATGCCGCTCGGAATCCACTCGGATCGAAAAATTTCCGTTCCCGTGATGATCTCAAAGAAGCCAGGTCAGCCTCCGGAGATCCAATGGGTAGACACGACGGGAGGCGTGTTTCGAGAAGCGGATGAAGCAGAGCGCGAGTTCCTGCTTCCCGCTTACATCCTAGGGTACTCATCTGGTGAAAACGAAATTCTGAGCCTTCCCTTCTTTAAGATGCGTTTTGTCCAATTCGACGAATATTGGGGCTGCCTGAGGAATCTGCATCCCTATTCCGGCCGGCCGGATGCCCGCATGGCTTACTTAGATCGCGAGTTCAGCCAAGCAATCCTGTTGTCCAACCTCCTGTTTCAACCCTCCGAAGTTGTTGCAGCCTACTCAGGAGATATAGGCCTTCGGGCAATCACCTCCTTCCGAATCATTCTCAAACAACGCGCGTCTCTATCGCCTGACCAGCAGTATGAGTTTGGCCCTGCTGTCCCCAATGCCAGGAACCTGGAGGAAATGGTGGAACAGCACCCGTATCTTGATAGCGCGTTTGACGAAGCGCTTGGGTACGCAACCTATACGAATGTGCTCGTTCTATTGAGAACTACCGTGGAGGCTCTGAAACGTTGTGCCACTTGCTGGTCCTCCGATGAAAAATCCGACACGCTGACCCTAGATTACTGGGTCAACGAGGCGACACGTGATGCATTCAGAGCAAACTTTGGATCCGCTCTTCAACTCTTTCAATCCCTCCAGGTTCTCCTGAATCTGAATTTGTACTCGGTCTCGGACGACCTGAAAGCAGACTTGTACAAGTCTTCCAGCCACTACGCCAATGAGACAATTCCCGTCCTACCTTCAGATATGCGTATCATGCGCTTCAAGGAATTCTATGTCACGAAAGCTGGCGTAGATCAACCTCTGCTCCTTAAGGAACTGTCGGATGGCGAGCATCAATTGCTCCACAGCCTGGGGCTATGCATGCTCTTTCGCGGCACCAGAAGCCTTTTCCTTCTTGACGAGCCAGAGACGCACTTTAATCCCGATTGGAGAGCTCAGTTCATCTCTCGCTTGCGTCGATGCCTGTCTCTCGAAGGCTTCGACGAGACTGATTTCGTTTGCATGCCGGAAATGCTGATCACCACCCACACCCCGTTTCTGATCTCCGACAGCAAGCCTGACAAGGTGCTGATTTTCAAGAAGGAAGACTCGGGTGAAGTGACCATCGAACACCCGGACTACAACACCCTTGGTGCCTCGATCAACAAGATCACCATGAAGACCTTCGAGAAGACGGAAACTGTCGGAGGCGTCGCAAATTCAATGATCCAGGACTTCCGTAAGCGCTTCGAAAATGGCGAAGATCCTGCCACTCTGATCGACGAGATCGACCAGAAGCTCGGCGATTCGGTGGAGAAGTTCCTTCTCATCAAGGCAATCCTAGGTCGGGTGGAGTCACCGAGCTGA